A genomic window from Caldicellulosiruptor kronotskyensis 2002 includes:
- the coaBC gene encoding bifunctional phosphopantothenoylcysteine decarboxylase/phosphopantothenate--cysteine ligase CoaBC, whose amino-acid sequence MRLKNKNVLIGICGGIAAYKVCELIRLLKKSEANVKVIMTKNAQKFITPLTLQTLSQNRVYTDTFESEYFYDIEHVSLTTWADILVVAPATANIIGKFASGIADDLLTTTFLAFDKPVLIVPAMNSNMLENAIVKQNIHKLKSIGINFVEPESGFLACGVYGKGRYPENQKILIEIEKLLCSQDLAGKKVLITAGPTREYLDPIRFISNRSSGKMGYALAEEAYKRGSQVTVVSGPVSINTYADIEIIHVQTASQMYHKVKEIYDQYDILIFSAAVADYRPKTTNQNKIKKENKNELTIELIKNPDILKFVGENKKPSQVIVGFSAETENVLVNSQKKLEEKNADLIVANNVLEEGAGFDVDTNIVTLISKEKIENLPKMSKSEVAKRIFDHVVTYLCKM is encoded by the coding sequence ATGAGATTAAAAAATAAAAACGTATTAATAGGAATATGCGGTGGGATAGCAGCATACAAGGTATGCGAGCTTATAAGACTTTTAAAGAAGAGTGAAGCAAATGTAAAGGTAATAATGACAAAAAATGCTCAAAAATTTATAACTCCTTTGACGCTGCAGACTCTATCCCAAAACAGGGTCTATACAGATACTTTTGAAAGCGAATATTTCTACGATATAGAACATGTCTCTCTTACAACGTGGGCAGATATTCTTGTAGTGGCTCCTGCTACTGCAAACATAATTGGAAAGTTTGCAAGTGGTATTGCTGATGATTTGCTGACCACAACGTTTTTGGCATTTGACAAACCTGTGCTAATAGTGCCTGCAATGAATTCAAACATGCTCGAAAATGCTATTGTGAAGCAAAATATTCACAAGCTAAAATCGATTGGGATAAATTTTGTCGAGCCTGAATCAGGGTTTTTGGCTTGTGGTGTGTATGGAAAGGGAAGATATCCAGAAAATCAAAAGATATTGATTGAGATAGAAAAGCTTCTTTGCAGTCAAGACTTGGCAGGAAAGAAAGTTCTCATTACTGCAGGACCTACAAGGGAATATTTAGACCCCATCAGGTTTATTTCAAACAGATCATCTGGTAAAATGGGGTATGCTTTAGCTGAAGAGGCATACAAAAGAGGATCTCAAGTTACAGTTGTTTCAGGTCCAGTGAGTATAAACACCTATGCTGACATAGAAATTATACACGTGCAAACTGCTTCTCAGATGTATCATAAGGTGAAAGAGATTTACGATCAGTATGATATACTAATCTTTTCTGCAGCTGTGGCAGATTATAGACCTAAAACTACAAACCAAAACAAGATTAAAAAGGAAAACAAGAATGAACTTACTATTGAACTTATTAAAAATCCAGATATTTTAAAATTTGTGGGAGAGAATAAAAAACCGAGTCAAGTAATTGTGGGCTTTTCAGCAGAGACAGAGAATGTTTTAGTAAACTCCCAAAAGAAATTAGAAGAGAAAAATGCTGATTTGATTGTTGCAAACAATGTGCTTGAAGAAGGAGCAGGTTTTGATGTTGATACAAACATTGTAACACTCATATCAAAAGAAAAGATAGAAAATCTTCCCAAAATGAGCAAAAGTGAAGTTGCTAAAAGGATTTTTGATCATGTAGTGACATACCTCTGCAAAATGTAG
- the rpoZ gene encoding DNA-directed RNA polymerase subunit omega codes for MLLRPGLDELLKFVDNKYTLSVLVAKRARQLLQQAQKKVDITNFNSDKYVTMAVNEVASGKISYKYVKPVKKYEIKK; via the coding sequence ATGCTTTTGCGACCAGGGCTTGACGAACTTTTAAAATTTGTAGACAATAAATACACACTTTCTGTACTTGTTGCAAAAAGAGCAAGACAACTTCTTCAGCAGGCACAAAAAAAAGTTGACATTACCAATTTTAACTCTGACAAGTATGTTACAATGGCGGTAAATGAAGTTGCTTCTGGGAAGATTTCTTACAAGTACGTAAAGCCGGTGAAAAAGTATGAGATTAAAAAATAA